The Nocardia sp. NBC_01503 sequence CGATCTCGAGCGCTTCCCGGCGGATGTGTCGCAGGTCGTGGTGCGCATGATCCACGCCTGCGGGCAGGTGGATCTGGCCGCGGATGTGGAGTTCAGCAATGGTGTGGTGAATGCGGCGCGCGCGGCCATGCGGGCCGGAGCGCCCATTCTCTGCGATGCCAATATGGTGGCCTCGGGCGTGACCCGTAAGCGCCTGCCCGCCGACAACGAGGTGCTGTGCCTGCTCGGCGATCCCCGGGTGCCCGGGCTCGCGGCCGAGATGGGGAACACCAGATCCGTTGCGGCGCTGGAGCTCCTGCGTGATCGCATGGATGGCGCGGTGGTCGCCGTCGGCAATGCGCCGACCGCCCTGTTCCACCTCCTCGACATGCTCGACGCCGGTGCGCCCAAACCCGCCGCGGTGATCGGGATTCCGGTCGGATTCATCGGCGCGGCCGAATCCAAGCAGGCCCTGGCCGAGTACGGGGATATCGAATTCCTCACCGTGCGCGGACGACGCGGTGGCAGCGCCATGACCGCCGCCGCCCTCAATGCGATTGCGAGCGAACAGGAATGAGCGGCAAGCTCTGGGGCATCGGCCTCGGTCCGGGCGATCCGGAACTGGTGACGGTCAAGGCGGCGCGGATCATCGGCGCGGCCGATGTGATCGCGTTCCACAGCGCCAAGCACGGGCGCAGCATCTCGCGGGCCATCGCCGCGCCGTATATGCGCGCGGGGCAGCTCGAGGAGCACCTGGTCTACCCGGTGACCACCGAGACCACCGATCATCCGGGTGGTTATCAGGGCGCGATCGACGAGTTCTACGAGAGCGCGGCCGCCCGACTGGCCGAGCATCTCGAGGCCGGACGCTCGGTGGCGCTGCTGGCAGCCGGAGATCCGTTCTTCTACAGCTCTTTTCAGCATATGCATCGCCGCCTGGCCGATCGCTTCGAGAGTGAGATCATTCCGGGCGTCACCTCGGTCAGCGCCGCCTCCGCCGCGCTGGGCACCCCCCTGGTCGAGGGCGAGCAGGTGTTGTCGATACTGCCCGGCACCATGCCGGTCGAGGAGCTCACCGAGCGACTGCGCACCGCCGACGCGGCCGCCATCATGAAGCTCGGCCGCACGTATCCCGGTGTGCGCCAGGCGCTTTCGGATTCCGGCCGCCTGGATGACGCCTATTACGTCGAGCGCGCGAGCTCCACCCGTCAGCGGGTGTTGCGCGCCGCCGATGTCGATGAGGCGAGCGTTCCGTACTTCGCCATCACCATCGTCCCCGGCCCGAAGCCCGAGACCCGAATCGCCTTGACCGGCGCGGCTTCCGCAGCGACATCCGCCGCGCGGAACGACACCGCAGCGGCGAGCGATGCGAGCGTATCCACTGCGGCGCAGCGCAATTCGATGGGTGAGGTGGTCGTGGTCGGCCTCGGCCCCGGCGCGGCCGAATGGGTCACCCCCGAGGTCGCACGGGCGCTCGAAGCAGCGACCGATATCGTCGGCTACGCGACCTACGTGAATCGGGTGCCGGAGCGCGCGGGCCAACAGCGGCACTCCAGTGACAACAAGGTCGAATCCGAGCGCGCCGCAATGGCTTTGGACCTCGCCAAGAACGGGCATAAGGTCGTCGTTGTTTCCGGTGGCGACCCAGGGGTATTCGCCATGGCAGCGGCGGTGGTCGAGGAGTCGGCCGATCCGCAGTGGCGGGACGTCCCGGTGCGGGTGCTCCCCGGCGTAACCGCGGCAAGTGCGGTGGCGAGCCGTATGGGCGCACCGCTGGGCCACGATTTCGCCATGATCTCGCTATCGGACCGGCTCAAGCCGTGGGAGGTGGTGGCCGGGCGGATCTCCGCCGTGGCCGCGGCCGATATGGCGTTCGCCGTCTACAACCCGGCCTCCTCGCAGCGTAAGTGGCAGGTCGGGGCCATGCGGGATCTCGTGCTCGAGCATCGCAAACCCGAGACCCCGGTGGTGATCGGGCGCGATGTGGGCGGCCCGACCGAGACCGTGCGAGTGACCACCCTCGCCGAGTTGAACCCGGACGAGGTGGATATGCGCACGCTCCTGATCATCGGCGCCTCCACCACCACGGTGTTCGACACGGCCGACGGACCCAGGGTGTACACCTCTCGCCGATACGGCGATTAATATTCCATAGTGGAATACAGGCTGGAAGGAGTGTAGTGGCAGAGGAAAAGACCCAGCGCCCGCTCAATTCGACGGCCGCTTCCCTACTCGGTTTCCTACACCGGGGCGATATGTCCGGCTGGGACCTGGTCGCCCAGGCGCAGGACCGCATCGGCGATTTCTGGACCATCACCCAGAGCCAGGTCTACCGCGAGCTGGCGACCATGCATCAGATCGGGCTGGTCGAGAAGGGTGCGGCCGGTGCGCGCGATCGCACCCCGTACCGGATCACCGAGAACGGCCGGGAAGCCTTCGCCGAGTGGATCGCCCGCGATCCCGGAGCCGAAACCATCCGGGTACCACTGCTACTCACCCTCTCCTTCGGTGAATTCGTGGAGCGCACGCGACTGGATCGAATCATCGCCACCAACCGCCTCATTCACGAACAGCGCCTCTCCGGATACCTCGGCAGCCATGACGAACAACAGCTGTCCCCGTTCGAACGCGCCACCGTGGACTTCGGCATCCGCTACGAGCGTGCGGTACTGGCCTGGTTCGACCGCCTGCCGGAGCTACTCGAACCCACCAGCCGACTCTCCTGAACCGAGTTGCCGCAGCCAATCCCAGGCCGCGGCAACGGTTTCCACCTGATGCGCCCCCTCGGGCAACGCCGGGCGATCGATCACCACCACCGCGATTCCGAGGGAACGAGCGGCGGTGAGCTTGGCCCCGGTCAACGCTCCCCCGCTGTCCTTGGTCACCATGACATCGATGCGATGCGCGCGCAGCAGCGCGATCTCGTCCGCCAGCGCGAAAGGTCCACGCGCCAGCAATAATTCATGCCGAGCCGGTACCGCGCCCTCGGGCGGATCGATGGCGCGGATCAGAAACCACTGCCCCGCTTCGGCGAACGCCGCCACACCTTGCCGTCCAATGGTGAGAAATACCCGATCCCCCAGCCCCGCAACAGCTTCGGCCGCAGTCTTCAGATCAGGTACGCGAATCCAGCTGTCCCCCGGCTCTTCCCGCCATCCCGGGCGGCGCACATGCAGTACCGGCAATCCGGCGTCCGCGGCGGCCAGCGCGGCATTGGCGGTAATCCCCCCGGCGAACGGATGCGTGGCATCGACAACGGCGTCGATACCGTTCTCGCCCAGCCACTCCCGCAGCCCGTCCACTCCCCCGAATCCCCCGACCCGCACCCGCCCCACCGGCAGTACGGGTTCGCGGACACGACCGGCGAGCGAGGATACGATCTCATATCCTCGCTCGCCGGAGGCGATATCGGCGAGCTCCCGGGCTTCCCGGGTCCCGCCGAGAATCAAAATCCTCAGGGCTGCCCGCTGAAGTAGGCGATACCCGAATCGATCAGCGGCTGCCCACCCGCGATCAGCAGGCCGATCAACGCACCGAACGGCAACCCGATCCCGAAGAAGAACGCACCGATGATCGCGCCGATCACGCCACCGAGCGCGGCGTGCTGCAACTCGGAGAAGAACCATTCCTGCGACCCGATGAACTTGACCGACACATCCTTGGGCGCGGTCAGCGAAAGCTGCCGCCCATCCTGATCGATCGCCGCGGTCAACGCGACCTCCTGCTGCCCGACCTTGCCGACCAACGGCAACTGGGCCACAACCTGGCCGTCCTGCCCCTTGAGCGTGACAGCCTTGCCATCGGTATCGAGACTGAACGCGCCCCCGGTCACCTGGGTCACGACGGTCTTGCCGGTATCGGCCAGCTTCACCGCGTAATCGACCCCGTGATCCTGCCCCTGCGCCTGCGCGGCCGGCGTCAACTGCTGCACAGCAGCCGGAGCCGGATCAGCCGGAGCCGCATAACCGGTACCGGCGGCAATACCGGTCGCGGCGGCAGCCATGAGCGCGGTGACAGCGAACTTCCTGTACTTCATGAATCTCCCAAATTGGCTAGTACAGAACCCTATTTCGATCGGATTCCAGCACGTCACACTACCGTTGACCGATAGATGTTTCAGTATGGATGGTTCATTTCCGCGCCCGACTACAGTCTTGGTGTAAGTTTCGATGGTTTCAGTTCCTCCGGCATCTCGGAGTTGTCCACCATCACGTGCACGTATTCCCGCTGGTCTATGTAGTGACGCACGCAGAATGCGCGCCGTCCGCATGGCCCAATTGCGCACCAGCACGCCACTTATCGCCTGTCTTCCCTGCGGCATGGGTAGCCACGGTGTCTCGCGGGTTGCCCCAGATAACCCATTCCACCGCCGACCAACTGATGTTTCATCGGCCCACCGCCGGGTTCCATCTGTCTCGCGGCATTGCGGAACACTGCGGTAATCAGCGCGTAAGGCGTAGACCGGTCTGAACGCCCCGTCGCTTACCGGGCGTATTCCGCCCAAAGGCGGCAATCTCCCGCCCGGGATCGGACTTCCGCCAGGTGGGACTCGACCTCAGCGCCCTCGCTGGGTAGCCAAAGTTATTGGTGATCAACGCATTCGCGCGGTGTTCGCCACCGTCGTATCGCATACTTGTGGCGATCTGGACACATCACACTCAGGAGTCTGCGATGCCCGAGTCCGACTACCCGAGTTCGGTGCCGGTAGGGGTGGACACCACCCGCGCCAGCATCGCGCGGGTTTACGACGCCTTCCTCAATGGGAAGGACAACTTCGAGGTCGATCGTGAGGTGCTCGCACGGGTGCAGTCCGTCGCACCGCAGGCCACCGATCTGGCCTGGGCCAATCGCGACTTTCTGATTCGAGTGTGCCGCTTCCTGGTCCGCAATGCGGGAATCGATCAGTTCCTCGACCTCGGGTCCGGGCTGCCGACGGCGGAGAACACTCATCAGGTGGTGCAGCGCGTCAACCCGGACGCTCGTGTGGTGTACGTGGACAACGATCCGATGGTCCTCGCGCACGGCCGAGCACTGCTGGCCGAGAACACCAAAGCCACGATCTCCGCCTGCGATATCTTCCAGCCGCTGGAAGTGCTCAAGGACGCATCGGTTCTCGAACATCTGGATTTCACCCGCCCGCTGGCGCTGCTGCAGGTGGGGACACTGCACCACTACCTCGGCCAGGACTCGGCCGCGCTGATGCAGACCTACATCGACGCACTGCCCGCCGGCTCGTTCGTCGCGATCTCACACTTCTTCGACCCGCAGGATCCACAGGAGCCCGAGCTCAGCGAACTGGCGGCGCAGATGGAGGACAAGTTCATTCACAGCCCGATGGGCAGCGGCCGCTTCCGCACACGCGAGGAAATCCAGGCCATGTTCGGTGATCTGGAGATGATCGAACCCGGATTGGTGCTGTGCGACGACTGGTGGCAGGACGGCCCGCGCCTGCGCATGCTCAGCGCGGTGCGCCACTGCATAGTCGGCGGCGTCGGCCGCAAGGCGGAGTAACTCTCGATGCCGTCTGCGGCGCCTACGAGGCCGCAGACGGCATCGACCCGGCTGATCGTGGTTCTTCGCGGGATTCGGCTACCACGTCACCGGATCGACCGGCACGCTATTCCGCTACGGCATCGTTGTGGGCGCCACCGGACCGGCCGGATTGGCCATCCTGCTGGCCGGACACCGGCCGCACCTCCGGGACCGTTGAACTATGTCGGCATGAACCCCAAGGTCGACCACCGCACTGTCCCGCTACCCGGTCCGTAGCGGTTCTCCCGAACGACGACGAGCACGCCCAGCGACTCCCGGCGGAATCGACGACGATCTCGGATTCGGGATCGTGCGAATCACCCGCGACCAGCGGTGGCAGCCTGGCCATCTCCTGCAACCATCGCGAAATCTGTTGCTGGCGAGCGCATTCGAATCGGAGACCGGTTCTGTCTTCACACCGCATCCTTGACGACCGCGACGCCGGTGCGGCCGCCATCGACGTCGATGACGGTGCCGTGCACGAACGCGGCATCGTCGGAGGCAAGGTATACGGCTGCGGCGGCGATGGCATCCGGATGTCCGGTGCGCCCCGCCGGGGTGCCGTGCATCAGCACTCCCAGGGGGTCGGTTCCGGTGTCCTGCTCGGGGGTCACGATGACCCCCGGTGAGATGGCATTGACCCGGATGCCTTGGCTACCGAACTCGGATGACCAAGCGCGGGTGAGGGTTTCGATCGCACCCTTGGTCGAGGCGTAGAGGGCGCCCACCGGCAGGCTCAGGCGGGCAACCCACGATCCGAGGTTGATGACCACGCCGTCACCGCGGCTGATCATGCCGGGAACAACCGCCTGGGTGAGGAAGAAGGCGGCTTTGACATTGACGGCGTAGACGCGATCGAACGTCTCCTCATCGGTGGTCAGGGTGCTCCCCGGGGGAAATATCCCGGCATTGTTGACCAGGATGTCGATGTGCCCGCCCAGTTGTTCGGTCGCCGCCGCGGCAAGGGCTCGGCTGGCGGCGAGGCTGCCGTCGAGATCGGCGGCGATGAAGTCGGCCTGCCCACCCGCTCCGCGGATATGGGCGACGACAGCGTCGCCCCGGCTTCGGTCCCGCCCGGAGACGATGACGTGCGCTCCTTCGGCGGCGAAGGCGAGCGCGGTGGCGCGCCCGATATTGCTGGTGGAGCCGGTGATCAGGGCTGTCTTGCCGTGCAGTCGCGAGGACATGGGTTCTCCTTTGTTCGTCGGTGACGTGGATCGTGGTGAGCGAGCGAAGTCCCGAACCGCGTCGGTGAAACGTTCCGGTTCCTCCAGATGCCCCAGGTGTCCGCTGTGTTCCAGGACCACCAGCCGCGAGCCGGGGATGAGCTCGTGCAGTTCCCGGCCCCACCGTGGTCCGCAGATGACATCGAAGAGACCCACGATGACCAGCGCCGGGACGGTCACCTTCGGCAGGTCGGCGCGGTCGTCGACGAGATCGGGGGAACCGATCGCGTCCAGTCCCGAGATGTAGCTGGCGCGCAACGCATCTCGCACCGGAGCCCAGCGCCGTTCGTCGCCCCAGTAGTCGGCGATATACGAGGGCAGCACGCCGCGGGCGACGGCAAGGGTCTGCTCATCGGTCGAAATGTCTTGCATCGCCGCGAAAGTCGCGAGCACATCGTTCAATCCGGGGCGATCGGCGTGCGCCGCGGCGAACTCCTGCAGCCGCCGTGCGGCCTCCGCACCGTGCTCGGGTCCGGTTACCGGTGCGCCCTCGTACAGGATGATGCCCGCGAGCCCGGCGGGGCGGTGGATCGCATGGTAGGCGGCGACGAACGCCCCGTGTGAGTGGCCGAGCAGATAGACCTTCGGCACACCGAGATGATCGATGATCCGTTGCAGCGCAATGCTGTAGCGCTCGCGCGTATAGCCGTTCGGATGCGTCGGCAGTCGGCCGGATTCGCCGGTGCCGAGCGCCTCGACGTACACCATGGTCAGGTGCTTCTCCAGCTCGGGCGTGCGCAGGTACTCCCAGCCGATGCCCGGTCCGCCGGGATGAGCCAGGCAGACCGGTCCGCTGCCGTACACGTGGTACCGCTGAGTGACGCCGTCGGAGTCGAAAGCGTGCACGCCGGGTGCGAGAGGCTCGGCGGGAGACTGGGTGGACATCGGGTGAGAGCGAACGGTAGCCATGGAAATACCTTCGCCGCCGGTGACAGGGCGCCGAATCTGTCAGATGACGCTGTCTTGACGTAATCCGGACCATGCCGATGTTCGGCCGACCACGGCCGGTCCGGAGAGATCGGTTTCGAGACGTTCGTCGCCACCAATTCCTGTCGTAGGCACGAGAGCCTCCAGCACGCACCGCGGTCGCCTGACGAATTGCGTTCGCGCGCTTGAGCTCTCCAGCAGCCGCTGCGCAACCGAGTGCGTATGATCTTGCGACGTGGAGCCTGTTGGGTACGAACCCTTCGGTGTAAGTGCCGGCCCGGGAGCGACGAGTGCGCTACTCCCTCGACGAACGCGCATGGAGTTCGGCGCGCGTCCAACGCCCACGCTGAAGAACCTATTTCCCTGAAATCAGGGCCAGCTCAGAGGCATTCTGAGATCGCTCAGTCCATCGCTGCGACCCTGCCCACACCTGGAGTCATGTCGTTGACAACACCCTACGATCCCCCCTCGCCGGCCGGCTGGAGTGAGGCGCCGGCCTCGACCGTCACCGCCCACGACCACACCCCGGTTCCCCTGTACACACCCGAGTTCGCCGCCGATCCGCATTGGTTCTACGCCGAGATGCGTCGTAAGTTCGGTTCCCTGGTTCCGGTGGAGCTATCGCCCGGTATCGCGGCGACATTGGTGATCGGCTACCGCGCCGCGGTACAGATCAACAACGATCCGCAGCGTTTCCGGGCCGACCCCCGCACCTGGGAGAAGAACATACCCGCCGACTGTCCGGTACTCCCGATGCTGCAGTACCGTCCGAACGCTTTGCGCAGCGCGGGCCAGGCTCATGAGCGCTATCGCAAAGCCAGCGTGGACAGTATCGACGCCATCAACCTCTACGGTATCCACCTCGAGATAGAGCAGATGGCGATCCCGCAGATCAACACGTTCTGTCTGGACGGGCAGGCGGATCTGATCAGCCAGTACGCGCTCCCGGTCACCTTCGCCTATCTCAACGCCATGGTCGGGTGCCCGGCCGATATCGGGCAGCAGGTGGCGCAGGGTATGGCGATGATGTTCGAGGGCACCGAGGCCGGGGAGGGCAGCGCGCTGTTCGCCCGCGCGCTGTTGGAGCTGGTACAGCTCAAACAGATCAAACCGGGCGAGGATGTGACGACGCGGTTGGTGACCCACGCGGCGGAGCTGACCGATGAGGAGCTCGTCCATCAGCTGGTCACGATCTACGGCGCGGGGATCGAACCCCTGACGAACCTGATCGCGAATACGGTGCTGCTGATGCTCACCGACGACAGGTTCTCGGGGGCGACCGCATCGACGACGCGGGATGCGTTGAACGAGTTGCTGTTCAAGGATCCGCCGCTGGCGAACTTCGGTATCACCTACCCGGCGCAGCCGAGCAAGGTCGAGGGCGTCTGGTTGCCGCCCAATCAACCGGTCGTCACCAGCATGTCCGCGTGCAATAACGATCCCGCGATCTCCGGGGTCCACCACGGCAACAACTCACATCTGGCGTGGGGCACCGGACCGCATGCCTGCCCCGCGCAGGACGTCGCCTACTCCGTCGCCCACAACGCCATCGATCAGCTCTTCGATGCGCTACCGGAGATCCAGCTCGCCCACCCTGCCGACCAATTGATCTGGCGACCAGGGCCTTTCCATCGATCCCTGGCGAAGCTGCCGGTGGTTTTCCCGCCCTCGCGAACTCTCTTCTGACCGCTCTGCCGATCCCTCGGGATGCCGATCCGGCATCCCGAGGATCAGCAGGCTCTCCGCCACCTTTCGTGGCCCGGCGGGCCACGCGTCTCCGCTACCCGGCCTGAAGTCTGTGCGGCACAGCACCATCGGCGCTTCGCGAGTATCCCGGTGCGAGTCTGTGGATTCGCCCCCTGATGGCTGACCGCCATCGGATCCGCATCGGCCGGCCGCGGCCGAACCTGCCGGTCGATGGCCTCAGCCCGCGATCTCACTGAGGCCGCATGCATGCGGTAAGCCGAGGTAGACACGAAATACTTTGTGACACAGCGTGCTTGTGCCCGCGCCCTATGTTGCCCCGCGACGGCGTCGCGGCGGGGTCGGCAACCGCGTTCACCGGAGCGTTTGCCTGCCGACCTGCGGAAGTGTTGCTGTCCCCTCGTTTCTGGCGGCCGGTGCGCCGAGAGTGGGTATGATCAGGTGACTGACCCGAGAGCTGCTGTGGCCGCACATCTTTGGTGTAGCGGCCTGCGCGCTCGAAGGCCGGCAGCTCTCTGATCTCTTCCCGGTTACAGTCTTCCGTCGCATTGAAGACGGGGAATTTGTCGCCTGTTTCGCTTTCGTTGATCACGTATTCGTTGACAGGAACCGTTCCTTGACCATGTCACTATGCCCGCTATCAGGCACCTGCCTGCCCCTGCCGACCGATATCGGTGGTGTTCTCGGGTGAGGCTCCATTCGACAGAGTTCACCGATGACCCACATCGCGCATATGAGAAGATGCGCAGCGCCCATGGCGATCTGGTGCCGGTCGAGGTGGCGCCGGGGGTGGCGGCGACGCTGGTCACCGGCTACTACGCAGCGCGCCACATACTCGGTAACCCGGCCGGCTTTCCCGCGGACCCCAGGCCGGGGCAGTCCGACGCCCCCACCGGATGTCCAGCACTCTCGCTGATGCGGTGGCAGCCCAACGCATTACGCGCCGCGGGAGACGCAGATGCCGTGTACCGGAACGCCATCGCGGCGAGTCTCGACCGCATCGACCTATACGCGTTGCGGAACACCGTCGAACACACCGCTGTCGCGCTGATCAACCGGTTCTGCGAAGCGGGAACCGCCGATCTGCTCGGCGATTACGCGATCCCACTCACTGTCGAGGCGCTCGAGGCTGTGCTGGGACTCTCGATCGAGTCCGGGGACGAGGCATATACGGCAATCATGCTGCGCCGCGACGCGGTGGACGCCGCGGCGGCCGCCCAGGCAGACGAACTGCTCGTCACCGTGCTGCGAGAAGTGCTGGCCGCCAAGCGCGTAGCCCCGGCCGCGGATGTGGCGTCACGGCTGCTCGAGCACGCCACCGAGCTATCCGACGAGGAGCTGGCCCACCAGGCGGCCATGCTGTATCTGACGGGCTCGGAACCGACGTGGAACTTGATCGCGAACACCCTGCTCTCGATGCTCACCGATGACGGGTTCGGCGGCGAACTCCTCGGCGGCGGACTCTCCGTCCGGGATGCGATCGATGAAGTGCTGTTCACGGATCCACCGATAGCGAACGCCTGCATCAGCTACCCGCGTCAGCCGCAGATCATCGGTGAGGTGTGGCTACCGGAGCATCAACCGGTGATCATCAGCCTGGCAGCCTGCAATACCGACCCCGCGGTGACCGGCGACCGCAAAGGCAATCGTTCACATCTCGCTTGGGGCGCGGGCCCACGCATGTGCCCCGGGCAGGCTGCGGCATCGGTCATCGTGGAGGTGGCTCTCGACCAACTGCTCGACGCGCTACCGGACATATCCCTGTCGGTAGACCCGCAGCAGTTGCGGTGGCGCCCGGACCCATTCCATCGCGCTCTGACGCAGTTACCGGTCACCTTCCTCCCCGCCCCGCCACTGCCTGCGCCGCACTGATGCGGGCTCCTCACGCTTCGGGACGCCCGGAAAGGACTTGATCGAGGAGACCCCATTGTCACCATCGCGGGCGCCGTTGCCCTGACATCGAGAACGCCGCAACATTCTCGCCTCGATACCTACCGGTCCAACCCGTCTGTCTCGGTCCACTTTCGATGGTGCGCCGAACCACTCGGGCAATTCATCAGCAATCTCGACCAGTGAGACGCGGATCTTCGACTGGCGCGACCGCGGCGAAGCGCCGAGACACCAGCCGTCGAATATCTGCATGGAGACGGCTGATTCGACTGGATTCAGGCGCTCAGGGAGGTTCGGGCGACGGATCAGGTAGATATCGCAGGTATGACATCACGTGATTCCACTGCCGATCTGACGTACCTCGACGCCACTGCGGCGTTGCGGCTCTTCACCAGTCGCGAGTTGTCGCCGGTCGAATTGATGACGGCGGTCATCGAGCGGACCGAGAAGGTCGAGCCGACGATCAATGCGTTCGCGGAGCGGCTCTTCGATGAGGCAATGGCTCAGGCGGTCTCGGCCGAGCGCCGGTATCTGGGTAAGGATGGTGGCGCGCCGCGGGCGTTGGAGGGGTTGCCGGTCGCGGCGAAGGAGAAGCATGCGCTTGCCGGGCGATCCCTTACCGAGGGGTCGCTGGTCAACGCGGGGGTGGTGGCCGAGGAGAACGCGCCGGTGATCGATCGGATCCTGAACGCGGGGGGCATTGTTCACGCTCGAACCACCACGCCGGAGTTCTCGATCGCGACGTTCACCCAGTCACGGCTGTGGGGTGTCACCCGCAATCCGTGGAATCCGTACTTCTCGACGGCGGGGTCCTCGGGTGGTTCCGGGGCGGCGCTGGCCGCGGGCACCGCCGCGCTGGCCACCGGGTCGGATATCGGGGGTTCGACGCGACTGCCCGCCGCGCTCAATGGCGTCGTCGGATTCAAGGCCCCGTACGGGCGCGTCCCCGGCGCGGGAATCATGCCCAATGACCACTATCGGGGTGACAGCCCGATGGCGCGCACCGTCGACGATACGGTTCTGTTGCAGAATGTGCTGGCCGGTCCGGACCCTCGGGATCACACCAGTATCGCGCCGAAGTATGTGCTGCCCAACGAATTCGACGATGTCGCGGGTATGCGAATCGCATTGTGCGTCAACCTCGGCGAGTATCGGGTGCATCCGGAGATGGCGGCGAATACCCGCGCCACCGCGCAGGCGCTGGCGGCGGCCGGAGCGATCGTGGAGGAAATCGAGCTGCCCTGGGCCCAATTCGACATTCTCATCGCGACGGCCGGGCACTTCGGCCATATGTTCAGCACCTTGGTCGAGGAGTTCACCGCCGGAAAGCGGGAACTGGTCTGCGATTACACCGCGGCCTATCTCGATGTCACGGCGCAGGCCCGGCAGAACATCAGCTATATGGACGCGTTGCGCGCCGAGA is a genomic window containing:
- a CDS encoding amidase; the protein is MTSRDSTADLTYLDATAALRLFTSRELSPVELMTAVIERTEKVEPTINAFAERLFDEAMAQAVSAERRYLGKDGGAPRALEGLPVAAKEKHALAGRSLTEGSLVNAGVVAEENAPVIDRILNAGGIVHARTTTPEFSIATFTQSRLWGVTRNPWNPYFSTAGSSGGSGAALAAGTAALATGSDIGGSTRLPAALNGVVGFKAPYGRVPGAGIMPNDHYRGDSPMARTVDDTVLLQNVLAGPDPRDHTSIAPKYVLPNEFDDVAGMRIALCVNLGEYRVHPEMAANTRATAQALAAAGAIVEEIELPWAQFDILIATAGHFGHMFSTLVEEFTAGKRELVCDYTAAYLDVTAQARQNISYMDALRAEKRLQLQLAAAMTGFDALLCPTTAVPGWAADDQLQGERLIVHGTDVGETFWAAMTMPFNINNRCPVLNVPSGRSEWGIPTGVQIVGHPYDDAAVFRVGKALEQLRPWAYHPGNRPALQPDGFSIRRY